A DNA window from Ipomoea triloba cultivar NCNSP0323 chromosome 10, ASM357664v1 contains the following coding sequences:
- the LOC116032179 gene encoding uncharacterized protein LOC116032179 isoform X2 gives MSSRGSNNGGGVAMIPSGSRKIVESLKEIVRNYPESEIYAALKECNMDPNEAVNRLLSQDPFHEVKSKRDKRKENKDTTESRPRGASSSRGGKGSADRYAGRGGSESLHGKSTYAYKENGYTNTKSTRTAGSTTNRRLPTISDAAGTENQKFVDGVSAATQHSSGYQPAWGGLPGQVSMADIVKMGKPHGKAPNGTSESWQNVNASYNHAQGPSGALEHNWQFSGDHTSKASEVYLEAGVSPAQPDSTNDEWPLIEQPSTACDPSISDPPSSQLHPDSSHAAFNKTNQHPQSYEVQGAEDHGIDSVGTGPVVSGSLPNGELLEDNSAAASSLHDSGLDTYPPHNHGFDGDDDEDTDASVSLPAANLQQLSIQEEQDVAPERDGPAVVIPDHLQVQAADCSHLSFGSFGSGISATFPGALASAPTNTDVEEESKDADAPPVGHLTNGSSEYYGDEDLRNEQDGILFHRTGAISGNYESPSDTQPDILKVEHSEVAHGNQYSFPSSAPGYTYENAQQLNVVFSQSQTSSQTQNLAPFSNVMGYSNSLPSNLLTANVHAGRESDLSYSPFSTQAMPAKYGNSVSSVGGSSISMPEALKTAGFSSTQPTQQTLTGTNVATGPALPQHLAVHPYSQPTLPLGPFANIISYPFMHQSYTYMPPGFQQPFAGNSTYQQSLAAVLPNYKNSVSVSSLPHSATVASGYGAFGNTGTIPGSFPLNPSAAPSTSLGIDDGLSSQYKDNHLMSLQQVENSGMWLHGHGSRTMSAAPANTYYNIQGQNQQPSGFRQVQQPSQNYASLGYNPNFYHSQTGISLDHHQQQNPRDGPLGGNAQVQPKPSSQQLWQNGY, from the exons ATGAGTAGCAGAGGCAGTAACAATGGTGGCGGAGTGGCGATGATTCCGTCGGGGTCGCGTAAGATAGTGGAGAGCTTGAAGGAGATAGTGAGAAACTATCCCGAGTCTGAGATCTACGCCGCTCTTAAAGAGTGTAATATGGACCCTAACGAAGCCGTCAATAGGCTCCTCTCTCAAG ATCCTTTTCATGAGGTGAAGAGCAAGCGAGATAAAAGAAAAGAG aATAAGGACACCACTGAATCTAGGCCACGTGGTGCTAGTAGTTCACGTGGTGGCAAGGGCAGTGCAGATCGGTATGCTGGCCGTGGTGGGTCAG AGTCACTACATGGCAAATCTACCTATGCATACAAGGAGAATGGGTATACTAACACCAAATCAACAAGAACTGCAGGGAGTACTACAAATAGGCGGCTGCCTACCATCAG TGACGCTGCTGGCACTGAAAACCAGAAGTTCGTTGATGGTGTGTCAGCAGCCACACAGCATTCTTCTGGATACCAACCTGCTTGGGGAGGTCTTCCAGGTCAAGTGTCAATGGCTGATATTGTTAAGATGGGTAAGCCGCATGGTAAAGCACCAAATGGTACAAGTGAATCATGGCAAAATGTCAATGCCAGTTACAACCATGCCCAGGGACCTTCTGGTGCATTAGAACATAATTGGCAGTTTTCTGGTGATCACACTTCTAAAGCTTCAGAGGTATACCTGGAGGCAGGGGTTTCTCCTGCTCAACCTGATTCAACTAATGATGAGTGGCCACTTATTGAGCAGCCATCAACTGCTTGCGATCCGTCTATCTCAGATCCACCTAGCTCTCAGCTGCATCCTGATTCATCTCATGCTGCCTTTAACAAAACTAACCAACATCCCCAGTCATATGAGGTTCAGGGAGCAGAAGATCATGGCATTGATAGTGTTGGTACTGGTCCGGTGGTGTCTGGTTCTCTTCCTAATGGAGAGTTGCTGGAGGATAATTCTGCAGCTGCATCTTCTCTTCATGACAGTGGCCTTGATACGTATCCGCCTCATAATCATGGTTTTGATGGAGACGATG ATGAAGATACTGATGCCTCAGTTTCATTACCTGCTGCCAACTTGCAACAACTTAGCATACAGGAGGAGCAAGATGTGGCACCTGAAAGGGATGGACCTGCTGTAGTTATTCCAGATCACCTACAAGTTCAAGCTGCAGACTGTTCACACCTGAGCTTTGGTAGCTTTGGATCTGGAATTAGTGCTACTTTTCCTGGGGCTTTGGCATCTGCTCCTACAAATACGGATGTGGAAGAAGAATCTAAAGATGCAGATGCTCCGCCGGTTGGGCACTTGACCAATGG AAGTTCTGAATACTATGGTGATGAGGATCTCAGAAATGAACAAGATGGTATTTTATTCCATAGGACTGGAGCAATTTCTGGGAATTATGAATCACCTTCTGATACCCAACCAGATATACTGAAAGTGGAACATTCTGAAGTTGCACATGGCAATCAATACAGCTTTCCTTCTTCTGCACCTGGTTATACTTATGAAAATGCTCAACAGTTAAATGTGGTGTTTAGTCAATCACAGACAAGCTCACAAACACAAAATCTTGCACCCTTCTCAAATGTCATG GGCTACAGTAATTCCTTACCGAGCAATTTGTTGACAGCAAATGTTCATGCTGGTAGAGAGTCTGATCTTTCATACTCGCCATTTTCTACACAAGCAATGCCTGCAAAATATGGCAACTCGGTTTCATCAGTTGGTGGTTCATCAATTTCCATGCCAGAG GCTTTGAAGACTGCTGGTTTTTCATCAACGCAGCCTACACAGCAGACCCTTACTGGAACTAACGTTGCCACAGGGCCTGCTCTACCGCAACACCTTGCTGTGCATCCATATTCTCAACCGACGCTTCCTTTGGGACCTTTTGCAAACATAATTAGCTATCCTTTTATGCATCAGAGCTATACATATATGCCTCCTGGTTTCCAACAACCATTTGCTGGTAACAGTACTTACCAACAGTCTCTGGCAGCAGTTCTCCCGAACTACAAGAACAGCGTATCAGTAAGTAGCTTGCCTCACTCTGCTACTGTTGCTTCAGGATACGGTGCCTTTGGAAACACTGGCACAATTCCTGGGAGCTTCCCGTTGAATCCTTCTGCTGCTCCGAGCACATCTTTGGGTATTGATGATGGGCTTAGTTCTCAGTACAAGGACAACCATTTAATGTCTCTTCAACAG GTCGAGAATTCAGGTATGTGGCTCCACGGCCATGGCTCCCGAACAATGTCAGCTGCTCCTGCCAATACATACTACAATATCCAGGGGCAAAACCAGCAACCCAGTGGCTTCCGGCAAGTTCAACAGCCATCTCAAAACTACGCATCTTTGGGCTACAACCCAAACTTCTACCATTCCCAAACCGGGATCTCGCTGGACCACCACCAGCAGCAGAACCCTAGAGACGGCCCGTTGGGCGGCAACGCTCAAGTCCAGCCTAAGCCATCATCCCAACAGCTGTGGCAAAACGGCTACTAA
- the LOC116032179 gene encoding uncharacterized protein LOC116032179 isoform X1: MSSRGSNNGGGVAMIPSGSRKIVESLKEIVRNYPESEIYAALKECNMDPNEAVNRLLSQDPFHEVKSKRDKRKENKDTTESRPRGASSSRGGKGSADRYAGRGGSESLHGKSTYAYKENGYTNTKSTRTAGSTTNRRLPTISDAAGTENQKFVDGVSAATQHSSGYQPAWGGLPGQVSMADIVKMGKPHGKAPNGTSESWQNVNASYNHAQGPSGALEHNWQFSGDHTSKASEVYLEAGVSPAQPDSTNDEWPLIEQPSTACDPSISDPPSSQLHPDSSHAAFNKTNQHPQSYEVQGAEDHGIDSVGTGPVVSGSLPNGELLEDNSAAASSLHDSGLDTYPPHNHGFDGDDDEDTDASVSLPAANLQQLSIQEEQDVAPERDGPAVVIPDHLQVQAADCSHLSFGSFGSGISATFPGALASAPTNTDVEEESKDADAPPVGHLTNGSSEYYGDEDLRNEQDGILFHRTGAISGNYESPSDTQPDILKVEHSEVAHGNQYSFPSSAPGYTYENAQQLNVVFSQSQTSSQTQNLAPFSNVMQGYSNSLPSNLLTANVHAGRESDLSYSPFSTQAMPAKYGNSVSSVGGSSISMPEALKTAGFSSTQPTQQTLTGTNVATGPALPQHLAVHPYSQPTLPLGPFANIISYPFMHQSYTYMPPGFQQPFAGNSTYQQSLAAVLPNYKNSVSVSSLPHSATVASGYGAFGNTGTIPGSFPLNPSAAPSTSLGIDDGLSSQYKDNHLMSLQQVENSGMWLHGHGSRTMSAAPANTYYNIQGQNQQPSGFRQVQQPSQNYASLGYNPNFYHSQTGISLDHHQQQNPRDGPLGGNAQVQPKPSSQQLWQNGY, encoded by the exons ATGAGTAGCAGAGGCAGTAACAATGGTGGCGGAGTGGCGATGATTCCGTCGGGGTCGCGTAAGATAGTGGAGAGCTTGAAGGAGATAGTGAGAAACTATCCCGAGTCTGAGATCTACGCCGCTCTTAAAGAGTGTAATATGGACCCTAACGAAGCCGTCAATAGGCTCCTCTCTCAAG ATCCTTTTCATGAGGTGAAGAGCAAGCGAGATAAAAGAAAAGAG aATAAGGACACCACTGAATCTAGGCCACGTGGTGCTAGTAGTTCACGTGGTGGCAAGGGCAGTGCAGATCGGTATGCTGGCCGTGGTGGGTCAG AGTCACTACATGGCAAATCTACCTATGCATACAAGGAGAATGGGTATACTAACACCAAATCAACAAGAACTGCAGGGAGTACTACAAATAGGCGGCTGCCTACCATCAG TGACGCTGCTGGCACTGAAAACCAGAAGTTCGTTGATGGTGTGTCAGCAGCCACACAGCATTCTTCTGGATACCAACCTGCTTGGGGAGGTCTTCCAGGTCAAGTGTCAATGGCTGATATTGTTAAGATGGGTAAGCCGCATGGTAAAGCACCAAATGGTACAAGTGAATCATGGCAAAATGTCAATGCCAGTTACAACCATGCCCAGGGACCTTCTGGTGCATTAGAACATAATTGGCAGTTTTCTGGTGATCACACTTCTAAAGCTTCAGAGGTATACCTGGAGGCAGGGGTTTCTCCTGCTCAACCTGATTCAACTAATGATGAGTGGCCACTTATTGAGCAGCCATCAACTGCTTGCGATCCGTCTATCTCAGATCCACCTAGCTCTCAGCTGCATCCTGATTCATCTCATGCTGCCTTTAACAAAACTAACCAACATCCCCAGTCATATGAGGTTCAGGGAGCAGAAGATCATGGCATTGATAGTGTTGGTACTGGTCCGGTGGTGTCTGGTTCTCTTCCTAATGGAGAGTTGCTGGAGGATAATTCTGCAGCTGCATCTTCTCTTCATGACAGTGGCCTTGATACGTATCCGCCTCATAATCATGGTTTTGATGGAGACGATG ATGAAGATACTGATGCCTCAGTTTCATTACCTGCTGCCAACTTGCAACAACTTAGCATACAGGAGGAGCAAGATGTGGCACCTGAAAGGGATGGACCTGCTGTAGTTATTCCAGATCACCTACAAGTTCAAGCTGCAGACTGTTCACACCTGAGCTTTGGTAGCTTTGGATCTGGAATTAGTGCTACTTTTCCTGGGGCTTTGGCATCTGCTCCTACAAATACGGATGTGGAAGAAGAATCTAAAGATGCAGATGCTCCGCCGGTTGGGCACTTGACCAATGG AAGTTCTGAATACTATGGTGATGAGGATCTCAGAAATGAACAAGATGGTATTTTATTCCATAGGACTGGAGCAATTTCTGGGAATTATGAATCACCTTCTGATACCCAACCAGATATACTGAAAGTGGAACATTCTGAAGTTGCACATGGCAATCAATACAGCTTTCCTTCTTCTGCACCTGGTTATACTTATGAAAATGCTCAACAGTTAAATGTGGTGTTTAGTCAATCACAGACAAGCTCACAAACACAAAATCTTGCACCCTTCTCAAATGTCATG CAGGGCTACAGTAATTCCTTACCGAGCAATTTGTTGACAGCAAATGTTCATGCTGGTAGAGAGTCTGATCTTTCATACTCGCCATTTTCTACACAAGCAATGCCTGCAAAATATGGCAACTCGGTTTCATCAGTTGGTGGTTCATCAATTTCCATGCCAGAG GCTTTGAAGACTGCTGGTTTTTCATCAACGCAGCCTACACAGCAGACCCTTACTGGAACTAACGTTGCCACAGGGCCTGCTCTACCGCAACACCTTGCTGTGCATCCATATTCTCAACCGACGCTTCCTTTGGGACCTTTTGCAAACATAATTAGCTATCCTTTTATGCATCAGAGCTATACATATATGCCTCCTGGTTTCCAACAACCATTTGCTGGTAACAGTACTTACCAACAGTCTCTGGCAGCAGTTCTCCCGAACTACAAGAACAGCGTATCAGTAAGTAGCTTGCCTCACTCTGCTACTGTTGCTTCAGGATACGGTGCCTTTGGAAACACTGGCACAATTCCTGGGAGCTTCCCGTTGAATCCTTCTGCTGCTCCGAGCACATCTTTGGGTATTGATGATGGGCTTAGTTCTCAGTACAAGGACAACCATTTAATGTCTCTTCAACAG GTCGAGAATTCAGGTATGTGGCTCCACGGCCATGGCTCCCGAACAATGTCAGCTGCTCCTGCCAATACATACTACAATATCCAGGGGCAAAACCAGCAACCCAGTGGCTTCCGGCAAGTTCAACAGCCATCTCAAAACTACGCATCTTTGGGCTACAACCCAAACTTCTACCATTCCCAAACCGGGATCTCGCTGGACCACCACCAGCAGCAGAACCCTAGAGACGGCCCGTTGGGCGGCAACGCTCAAGTCCAGCCTAAGCCATCATCCCAACAGCTGTGGCAAAACGGCTACTAA
- the LOC116032412 gene encoding protein MEI2-like 5 isoform X2 → MSTSKEKGSTAWRTCSGSDCFDTSTDASLFSSSLPVLSHERLNLSEAEHGCESSDDAYSLKKIHQVVESNDLLGDNISDPIRCLLPDDEDALLSGVMDGFDIGEFQNCSDDLEEYDIFGNGGGLELESDFPRENLTMGASRITLSDTTGVAHCGLSSGGVAITGEHPLGEHPSRTLFVRNINSNVEDSELRTLFEQYGDIRTMYTACKHRGFVMISYYDIRAARTAMRALQNKPLRRRKLDIHFSIPKDNPSEKDMNQGTLVIFNLDPSVSNDDLLQIFGSYGEIKEIRETPHKRHHKFIEYYDVRAAEAALRSLNRSDIAGKRIKLEPSRPGGTRRNLMLQLNQDLEQDECRSFTHQMGSVIGISPPGNWPKFGSPIGHGFVHNPSNSPGIRSLSPTTNSNLHGLASLLHPQGFNSTRVAPIGPRSSYGASSSNGSVIETLSGQEFLWGSPKVHSDYSNSSWQAQPMGHAFISNGQEHWFPSPNHHGSFLNSSQHHNHPHHAGSAPSSLPVERHLAFFPDSLEASHLSAFSGIGMGHNDKSYTMNAGPRGASNSGVSFSGSMSYGSPRLNIMSSQRPSPVFPANAYFPGSTATDFKVLTEHVHSQHEEVNGNQIDNKKFQLDLDKIRSGEDTRTTLMIKNIPNKYTSKMLLAAIDEHHKGSFDFLYLPIDFKNKCNVGYAFINMLSPSLIIPLFEAFNGKKWEKFNSEKVTLLAYARIQGKEALVGHFQNSSLMNEDKRCRPLLFHPESSDSSNQIVQEHRSSSSLSVQVHRSNESKLSGYTGISPEDSSIEKSGEVLTEGRRHLNIS, encoded by the exons ATGAGTACATCCAAGGAAAAGGGAAGCACTGCGTGGAGAACCTGTTCTGGATCAGATTGTTTTGATACTTCAACCGATGCTTCACTTTTCTCGAGCTCACTGCCTGTTCTTTCTCATGAGAGAT TGAACTTGAGTGAGGCGGAACATGGATGTGAATCCAGTGATGATGCCTACAGCTTGAAGAAAATTCACCAAGTAGTGGAGAGTAATGACTTGCTTGGAGATAATATAAGTGATCCCATCAGGTGCTTGCTTCCTGATGATGAGGATGCACTTTTATCTGGCGTAATGGATGGTTTTGACATTGGGGAGTTTCAAAACTGCAGTGATGACTTGGAAGAATATGATATTTTTGGCAATGGAGGAGGACTAGAACTGGAATCTGATTTTCCTCGGGAAAATCTAACCATGGGTGCATCAAGGATAACTCTTTCAGATACAACTGGAGTGGCTCATTGCGGACTTTCCAGTGGAGGGGTAGCAATTACTGGAGAACATCCTCTTGGGGAGCATCCTTCGAGAACATTATTTGTTCGTAACATCAACAGCAATGTTGAGGATTCCGAACTTAGAACCCTCTTTGAG cAATATGGCGATATCAGAACTATGTATACTGCTTGTAAGCATAGGGGATTTGTAATGATATCCTACTATGATATTCGTGCTGCTCGAACTGCAATGCGAGCGTTACAGAATAAACCACTGCGGAGAAGAAAACTGGACATTCATTTCTCAATTCCCAAG GATAACCCATCGGAAAAAGATATGAATCAAGGAACCCTagtcatttttaatttggatCCATCAGTTTCAAATGATGATCTCCTGCAAATATTTGGATCTTATGGTGAGATCAAAGAG ATTAGGGAAACACCGCACAAGAGGCACCACAAGTTCATTGAGTACTATGATGTCAGAGCTGCAGAAGCTGCTCTTAGATCCTTAAATAGGAGTGATATAGCTGGGAAACGTATAAAGCTTGAACCTAGTCGCCCGGGTGGAACTCGTCGAAA TCTTATGTTGCAACTAAATCAAGATCTTGAACAAGATGAATGTCGCAGTTTCACACACCAAATGGGTTCTGTAATTGGCATTTCTCCACCAG GTAACTGGCCAAAGTTTGGCAGCCCTATAGGACATGGCTTTGTGCATAATCCCAGCAATTCCCCTGGTATTAGATCCTTGAGTCCTACAACTAACAGTAACTTACATGGATTAGCTTCACTTTTACATCCTCAAGGATTTAACTCTACAAGGGTTGCACCTATTG GTCCAAGGTCGTCTTATGGTGCTTCTAGTTCAAATGGTTCGGTTATCGAAACACTATCTGGACAAGAATTTCTTTGGGGAAGTCCGAAGGTGCATTCTGACTATAGTAATTCTTCCTGGCAAGCACAACCTATGGGGCATGCTTTTATATCTAATGGACAGGAACACTGGTTTCCATCCCCAAATCACCATGGATCTTTCCTCAATTCATCTCAACACCACAACCATCCTCATCATGCTGGTTCTGCTCCATCCAGTCTTCCTGTTGAAAGGCACTTAGCTTTCTTCCCTGATTCATTAGAGGCCTCACATTTGAGCGCCTTCAGTGGCATAGGTATGGGCCACAATGACAAGAGTTATACAATGAATGCTGGTCCTCGTGGTGCATCAAATTCCGGTGTTTCCTTTTCTGGAAGTATGTCATATGGTTCTCCTCGATTAAATATAATGTCTTCTCAAAGGCCAAGTCCTGTATTCCCTGCCAATGCTTATTTCCCAGGATCTACAGCCACTGACTTCAAGGTTTTGACTGAACATGTCCATTCTCAGCATGAAGAGGTTAATGGCAACCAAATTGATAACAAAAAGTTTCAGCTTGACTTGGATAAGATTAGAAGTGGCGAAGATACTCGGACTACTTTAATGATAAAGAATATCCCAAACAA GTACACCTCCAAGATGTTGCTGGCGGCTATTGATGAACATCACAAGGGCAGTTTTGACTTCCTGTATTTGCCCATTGATTTTAAG AACAAGTGCAACGTGGGCTATGCATTCATAAACATGTTGTCTCCATCACTCATTATACCACTTTTTGAG GCATTTAATGGAAAGAAGTGGGAGAAGTTCAATAGCGAGAAAGTGACTTTGTTGGCATATGCTCGAATTCAGGGTAAGGAAGCCCTTGTAGGCCACTTCCAGAACTCAAGCTTGATGAATGAAGATAAGCGCTGTAGGCCCCTTCTTTTCCATCCAGAAAGCTCAGACTCTAGTAATCAG ATTGTCCAGGAGCATCGTTCTTCTAGTAGTTTGAGTGTTCAAGTCCATCGATCAAATGAATCAAAGTTATCCGGTTATACTGGCATCTCGCCAGAGGATAGTTCAATTGAAAAAAGCGGAGAAGTGCTAACAGAGGGCAGAAGGCACCTTAACATAAGCTAA
- the LOC116032412 gene encoding protein MEI2-like 5 isoform X1, with translation MSTSKEKGSTAWRTCSGSDCFDTSTDASLFSSSLPVLSHERLNLSEAEHGCESSDDAYSLKKIHQVVESNDLLGDNISDPIRCLLPDDEDALLSGVMDGFDIGEFQNCSDDLEEYDIFGNGGGLELESDFPRENLTMGASRITLSDTTGVAHCGLSSGGVAITGEHPLGEHPSRTLFVRNINSNVEDSELRTLFEQYGDIRTMYTACKHRGFVMISYYDIRAARTAMRALQNKPLRRRKLDIHFSIPKDNPSEKDMNQGTLVIFNLDPSVSNDDLLQIFGSYGEIKEIRETPHKRHHKFIEYYDVRAAEAALRSLNRSDIAGKRIKLEPSRPGGTRRNLMLQLNQDLEQDECRSFTHQMGSVIGISPPGNWPKFGSPIGHGFVHNPSNSPGIRSLSPTTNSNLHGLASLLHPQGFNSTRVAPIGKDQARGGLTEHLSNNGNSNFGASIQQPHSFPEPKLNWYSGPRSSYGASSSNGSVIETLSGQEFLWGSPKVHSDYSNSSWQAQPMGHAFISNGQEHWFPSPNHHGSFLNSSQHHNHPHHAGSAPSSLPVERHLAFFPDSLEASHLSAFSGIGMGHNDKSYTMNAGPRGASNSGVSFSGSMSYGSPRLNIMSSQRPSPVFPANAYFPGSTATDFKVLTEHVHSQHEEVNGNQIDNKKFQLDLDKIRSGEDTRTTLMIKNIPNKYTSKMLLAAIDEHHKGSFDFLYLPIDFKNKCNVGYAFINMLSPSLIIPLFEAFNGKKWEKFNSEKVTLLAYARIQGKEALVGHFQNSSLMNEDKRCRPLLFHPESSDSSNQIVQEHRSSSSLSVQVHRSNESKLSGYTGISPEDSSIEKSGEVLTEGRRHLNIS, from the exons ATGAGTACATCCAAGGAAAAGGGAAGCACTGCGTGGAGAACCTGTTCTGGATCAGATTGTTTTGATACTTCAACCGATGCTTCACTTTTCTCGAGCTCACTGCCTGTTCTTTCTCATGAGAGAT TGAACTTGAGTGAGGCGGAACATGGATGTGAATCCAGTGATGATGCCTACAGCTTGAAGAAAATTCACCAAGTAGTGGAGAGTAATGACTTGCTTGGAGATAATATAAGTGATCCCATCAGGTGCTTGCTTCCTGATGATGAGGATGCACTTTTATCTGGCGTAATGGATGGTTTTGACATTGGGGAGTTTCAAAACTGCAGTGATGACTTGGAAGAATATGATATTTTTGGCAATGGAGGAGGACTAGAACTGGAATCTGATTTTCCTCGGGAAAATCTAACCATGGGTGCATCAAGGATAACTCTTTCAGATACAACTGGAGTGGCTCATTGCGGACTTTCCAGTGGAGGGGTAGCAATTACTGGAGAACATCCTCTTGGGGAGCATCCTTCGAGAACATTATTTGTTCGTAACATCAACAGCAATGTTGAGGATTCCGAACTTAGAACCCTCTTTGAG cAATATGGCGATATCAGAACTATGTATACTGCTTGTAAGCATAGGGGATTTGTAATGATATCCTACTATGATATTCGTGCTGCTCGAACTGCAATGCGAGCGTTACAGAATAAACCACTGCGGAGAAGAAAACTGGACATTCATTTCTCAATTCCCAAG GATAACCCATCGGAAAAAGATATGAATCAAGGAACCCTagtcatttttaatttggatCCATCAGTTTCAAATGATGATCTCCTGCAAATATTTGGATCTTATGGTGAGATCAAAGAG ATTAGGGAAACACCGCACAAGAGGCACCACAAGTTCATTGAGTACTATGATGTCAGAGCTGCAGAAGCTGCTCTTAGATCCTTAAATAGGAGTGATATAGCTGGGAAACGTATAAAGCTTGAACCTAGTCGCCCGGGTGGAACTCGTCGAAA TCTTATGTTGCAACTAAATCAAGATCTTGAACAAGATGAATGTCGCAGTTTCACACACCAAATGGGTTCTGTAATTGGCATTTCTCCACCAG GTAACTGGCCAAAGTTTGGCAGCCCTATAGGACATGGCTTTGTGCATAATCCCAGCAATTCCCCTGGTATTAGATCCTTGAGTCCTACAACTAACAGTAACTTACATGGATTAGCTTCACTTTTACATCCTCAAGGATTTAACTCTACAAGGGTTGCACCTATTGGTAAGGATCAAGCAAGGGGTGGTCTTACAGAACACCTATCAAATAATGGAAATTCAAACTTTGGAGCTTCAATCCAACAACCTCATTCTTTTCCTGAACCAAAGTTGAATTGGTATTCAGGTCCAAGGTCGTCTTATGGTGCTTCTAGTTCAAATGGTTCGGTTATCGAAACACTATCTGGACAAGAATTTCTTTGGGGAAGTCCGAAGGTGCATTCTGACTATAGTAATTCTTCCTGGCAAGCACAACCTATGGGGCATGCTTTTATATCTAATGGACAGGAACACTGGTTTCCATCCCCAAATCACCATGGATCTTTCCTCAATTCATCTCAACACCACAACCATCCTCATCATGCTGGTTCTGCTCCATCCAGTCTTCCTGTTGAAAGGCACTTAGCTTTCTTCCCTGATTCATTAGAGGCCTCACATTTGAGCGCCTTCAGTGGCATAGGTATGGGCCACAATGACAAGAGTTATACAATGAATGCTGGTCCTCGTGGTGCATCAAATTCCGGTGTTTCCTTTTCTGGAAGTATGTCATATGGTTCTCCTCGATTAAATATAATGTCTTCTCAAAGGCCAAGTCCTGTATTCCCTGCCAATGCTTATTTCCCAGGATCTACAGCCACTGACTTCAAGGTTTTGACTGAACATGTCCATTCTCAGCATGAAGAGGTTAATGGCAACCAAATTGATAACAAAAAGTTTCAGCTTGACTTGGATAAGATTAGAAGTGGCGAAGATACTCGGACTACTTTAATGATAAAGAATATCCCAAACAA GTACACCTCCAAGATGTTGCTGGCGGCTATTGATGAACATCACAAGGGCAGTTTTGACTTCCTGTATTTGCCCATTGATTTTAAG AACAAGTGCAACGTGGGCTATGCATTCATAAACATGTTGTCTCCATCACTCATTATACCACTTTTTGAG GCATTTAATGGAAAGAAGTGGGAGAAGTTCAATAGCGAGAAAGTGACTTTGTTGGCATATGCTCGAATTCAGGGTAAGGAAGCCCTTGTAGGCCACTTCCAGAACTCAAGCTTGATGAATGAAGATAAGCGCTGTAGGCCCCTTCTTTTCCATCCAGAAAGCTCAGACTCTAGTAATCAG ATTGTCCAGGAGCATCGTTCTTCTAGTAGTTTGAGTGTTCAAGTCCATCGATCAAATGAATCAAAGTTATCCGGTTATACTGGCATCTCGCCAGAGGATAGTTCAATTGAAAAAAGCGGAGAAGTGCTAACAGAGGGCAGAAGGCACCTTAACATAAGCTAA
- the LOC116032636 gene encoding splicing factor 3B subunit 6-like protein, producing the protein MAAISLRKGNTRLPPEVNRVLYVRNLPFNITSEEMYDIFGKYGAIRQIRIGTNKDTRGTAFVVYEDIYDAKTAVDHLSGFNVANRYLIVLYYQQAKMSKKFDQKKKEEEIQKLQEKYGVSTKDK; encoded by the exons ATGGCGGCGATAAGTCTACGGAAGGGGAACACGCGTCTCCCGCCGGAGGTGAACCGTGTGCTCTACGTCCGAAACCTGCCTTTCAACATCACCAGCGAGGAGATGTACGATATCTTCGGCAAGTACGGAGCCATCAGGCAGATCCGAATCGGCACCAACAAGGACACCCGCGGCACCGCCTTTGTCGTCTACGAGGATATCTACGACGCCAAGACCGCCGTCGACCATCTCTCCGGCTTCAACGTCGCCAATAG GTACTTGATAGTGTTGTACTACCAGCAAGCCAAGATGAGCAAGAAGTTCGACCAGAAGAAAAAGGAGGAAGAGATTCAGAAGCTTCAGGAGAAGTATGGAGTTTCCACCAAAGATAAGTAG